Proteins from a single region of Hordeum vulgare subsp. vulgare chromosome 6H, MorexV3_pseudomolecules_assembly, whole genome shotgun sequence:
- the LOC123403931 gene encoding uncharacterized protein LOC123403931 — MAPQQEGSKMEEEEDEEEHRRHRHGERPLLSACAQEEQEEASKPLPLPAKRRRRRSLSRSSRSGEQEDGATRSLSFSRLFSSFRMIAAAAVDIDQDQLAAAEDGRAALNPHHHHHHQPPYPKPVCRTQSLPMTSISRRLPAPHGHHRKRVADSSSLRRFRVSSSLSSAPPVPLPESESSPPSSPLPSPSEEEEGEEVGEEEAVCRICMVALCEEEDEEEEGGGDGDGVVLKLECRCKGELALAHRRCALRWFGIKGNANCDVCGHDVLNLPVTLRRLPVPPPPPPPTAGNNGGANQEGEGGGERRGLRGVWRHGTVILVVVSMLAYFCFLEQLLVGDHGSNAAAALAVSVPFAVVLGTFSALTTAGMVSSRRYVWAYSALQFLLVVLFTHLFYRYVKLQAVIAIILSTFAGFGVAICTNAVLLQAIRWKAAADTARRPSPSEPDHHIPEP; from the exons ATGGCTCCTCAGCAG GAGGGCAGCAAGAtggaggaagaggaagacgaGGAGGAGCACCGTCGTCATCGTCATGGCGAGCGGCCGCTGCTCTCGGCGTGCGcgcaggaggagcaggaggaagcCAGCAAGCCGTTGCCATTGCcggcgaagaggaggaggaggaggagcctgaGCAGGTCGTCAAGATCAGGCGAGCAGGAGGACGGCGCCACccgctccctctccttctccaggCTCTTCAGCAGCTTCAGGatgatcgccgccgccgccgtggacATTGATCAGGATCAGCTAGCTGCTGCTGAAGACGGACGTGCAGCCCTCAACCctcaccaccatcatcatcaccagccgCCGTATCCCAAGCCGGTGTGCCGGACGCAGTCGCTGCCGATGACCAGCATCTCCAGGAGGCTCCCTGCACCCCACGGCCACCACCGGAAGCGGGTGGCCGACTCGAGCTCCCTGCGCCGGTTCCGGGtctcgtcgtccttgtcgtcggcGCCGCCCGTGCCATTGCCCGAGTCAGAATCGTCACCACCCTCTTCGCCATTACCATCACCatcagaagaggaagaaggagaggaggtgggggaggaggaggcggtgtgcCGGATCTGCATGGTGGCGCtgtgcgaggaggaggacgaggaagaagaaggaggaggcgacggcgacggcgtggTGCTGAAGCTCGAGTGCCGGTGCAAGGGCGAGCTGGCGCTGGCGCACCGGCGCTGCGCGCTCCGGTGGTTCGGCATCAAGGGCAACGCCAACTGCGACGTCTGCGGCCACGACGTCCTCAACCTCCCCGTCACcctccgccgcctccccgtccctcccccaccaccacctcCCACCGCCGGCAACAATGGCGGCGCCaaccaagaaggagaaggaggaggagaaaggaggggGCTGAGAGGTGTGTGGAGGCACGGGACGGTGATCCTGGTGGTGGTGAGCATGCTGGCATACTTCTGCTTCCTGGAGCAGCTGCTGGTGGGCGACCACGGCAGCAACGCCGCGGCGGCCCTCGCCGTCTCCGTGCCCTTCGCCGTCGTCCTCGGCACCTTCTCGGCGCTCACCACCGCCGGGATGGTCTCCTCCAGGAGATACGTGTGGGCATACTCGGCGCTGCAGTTCCTGTTGGTCGTCCTCTTCACCCACCTCTTCTACCGCTACGTCAAGCTCCAGGCCGTCATCGCCATCATCCTCTCCACCTTCGCAGGCTTCGGCGTCGCCATCTGCACCAACGCCGTCCTCCTCCAGGCCATCCGCTGGAAGGCCGCCGCCGACACCGCCCGCCGCCCCTCGCCGTCCGAGCCGGACCACCATATCCCTGAGCCATAG
- the LOC123401200 gene encoding uncharacterized protein LOC123401200 — protein sequence MRTKRAGSDRARPPPPPMPAVGARRSTRVFLPRAHKQAPRSPEPARVTRSAKRLAISSNHSHWLGWEQRAASTSDDDDDDDGPKPRTPQREPSPDRPMSPRSFGAVYRRKRRQRPPPEPEDLANGDGDDGSDRRFGLVFTRKHKRAKLAPFGLCSSSRELASTVGLLEDAHFLGGAVGSRSAVLVVLVDASSPGSSSRFSRLLLPVLLWLRRRQRSHVRSLASFLLASPAVATAFASHGVHFIRLQRQRASALLQRPTVNCGWCELRGAGPSRQPVLSVNFSAFPSYFQGLHSATALRFIYLPAVIRRAMGLAGGAEEESYSRDHPEVDSGSPSTGDATPAVGSYGAVQDYVPLEQAPGVVLHGLRLKKHQRKRSSMRHPLSRRRRLTVRFSDKEIGVKEGTVTSQTELQNPPLTGGPEVSEEPVQPKPAMEISLDLLDNMDDSDVSTPMGPSGKQKRSFFKSPVDRTSERPALSEVRQNIDTFRCKANLLIIQADRCWREEGAEVMLELSNSNGWCVAVKLHGVTRVSLKPSEQRFYVVNRHTHAYVWAVEDGWKLEFPDKWDWLLFKELHIEGRERNSQGKIIPIPGVHEVSDGMGGTVADPFSRPVTDYIRTADDEVARALSRDSAYDMDSEDEEWLIQLKHGPSDRRRTRLNQISYEDFEKLITLFEKDAYNNPEEANDVDQLLSRHPALGKGDNVLAIYGYWTNKRDKKGTPLLRIFQGAPAVRRGRPSQKSSVKKKRSVKRPQRSQPGRGKPGFFLQGGEGEALQRVVEADRAAKQAVDKAIQLRSRAQALMERANLAAYKSVMAVRIADAASVSERCRDVVWRSLD from the exons ATGAGGACGAAGCGCGCCGGATCTGACCGCGCACGGCCACCCCCACCGCCCATGCCGGCCGTCGGGGCGCGGCGCTCCACGCGGGTCTTCCTGCCCAGGGCGCACAAGCAGGCCCCGCGCTCGCCGGAGCCCGCCAGGGTCACGCGCTCCGCCAAGCGCCTCGccatctcctcaaaccactcccaCTGGCTCGGCTGGGAGCAGCGCGCCGCCAGcaccagcgacgacgacgacgacgatgacggcccCAAGCCGCGCACGCCGCAGCGCGAGCCGTCGCCCGACCGGCCCATGTCGCCGAGGTCCTTCGGGGCCGTGTACAGACGGAAGCGCCGCCAGAGGCCGCCGCCCGAGCCGGAGGACCTCGccaacggcgacggcgacgacggcagCGACAGGAGGTTCGGGCTCGTGTTCACCAGGAAGCACAAGCGTGCCAAGCTCGCCCCTTTCGGCCTGTGCTCCTCGTCCAGGGAGTTGGCTTCGACCGTCGGGCTCCTTGAAGACGCACATTTTCTGGGTGGCGCTGTCGGCAGCCGCAGCGCCGTGCTCGTCGTCCTCGTGGACGCGTCTTCCCCCGGGAGCTCGAGCCGGTTCTCGCGCCTCCTCCTGCCGGTGTTGCTGTGGCTGCGCCGGCGCCAGCGGAGCCATGTCCGGAGCCTGGCCTCGTTTCTTCTGGCCTCGCCGGCTGTTGCCACCGCGTTTGCTTCGCACGGGGTGCACTTTATCAGGCTCCAGCGCCAGAGAGCT AGTGCGTTGCTGCAGAGGCCTACGGTGAACTGCGGGTGGTGCGAGCTCCGTGGTGCTGGCCCGTCTCGGCAGCCGGTGCTGTCGGTCAACTTCTCGGCGTTCCCTTCTTACTTCCAGGGCTTGCATTCTGCGACAGCTCTTCGTTTCATATATCTGCCAGCCGTGATTCGCCGGGCCATGGGTTTGGCTGGAGGAGCTGAAGAAGAATCGTATTCTCGAGATCATCCAGAGGTGGATTCTGGGTCTCCGAGCACCGGGGACGCCACACCCGCTGTCGGATCTTACGGAGCGGTTCAGGATTATGTGCCCCTTGAGCAAGCTCCAGGAGTGGTGCTGCATGGTCTGCGGCTGAAGAAGCACCAGAGGAAGCGAAGCTCGATGAGGCATCCCCTGAGCCGGCGCCGCCGTCTCACAGTGAGATTTTCTGACAAGGAAATTGGAGTGAAGGAGGGCACCGTGACCTCTCAGACGGAACTGCAAAATCCACCATTGACCGGAGGCCCTGAGGTTTCCGAGGAACCTGTCCAGCCCAAGCCAGCAATGGAAATTTCTCTTGATCTGCTTGATAACATGGATGACAGCGATGTCTCGACGCCCATGGGACCAAGTGGGAAGCAAAAGAGGTCTTTTTTCAAAAGTCCCGTTGACCGCACGAGTGAAAGGCCGGCCCTGTCAGAGGTTAGGCAGAATATAGATACCTTCCGCTGCAAAGCAAACCTCTTGATTATTCAGGCTGATAGGTGCTGGAGGGAAGAGGGAGCTGAAGTTATGCTGGAACTATCAAACTCCAACGGGTGGTGCGTGGCTGTGAAGCTACACGGTGTCACTAGAGTCTCTCTTAAGCCTTCAGAGCAGAGGTTCTATGTCGTCAACCGGCACACCCATGCCTACGTCTGGGCGGTCGAAGATGGATGGAAGCTTGAGTTCCCTGACAAATGGGACTGGCTTTTATTCAAAGAATTGCACATCGAGGGCCGGGAGCGCAATTCTCAGGGAAAGATCATCCCGATTCCAGGTGTGCATGAGGTTTCCGATGGCATGGGAGGGACTGTAGCAGATCCTTTCTCACGCCCTGTGACAGACTATATCAGAACGGCGGATGATGAGGTTGCGCGGGCCCTCTCGAGAGATTCAGCTTATGACATGGACTCGGAGGATGAGGAGTGGCTCATTCAGCTGAAGCATGGGCCTTCCGATAGAAGGAGGACCCGCCTGAACCAGATTTCCTACGAAGATTTCGAGAAATTAATAACCTTGTTCGAAAAGGACGCCTACAATAATcctgaggaagctaatgatgtggATCAGCTTCTCTCCAGGCATCCTGCTTTAGGCAAGGGTGACAATGTCCTTGCCATATACGGATACTGGActaataagagagataagaaaggCACACCACTGCTTAGGATATTTCAG GGTGCACCTGCTGTAAGGCGAGGACGGCCGTCGCAGAAATCTTCTGTAAAAAAGAAGAGATCCGTGAAGAGACCACAAAGAAGCCAACCTGGCCGTGGGAAGCCTGGGTTCTTCTTGCAAG GTGGCGAAGGTGAGGCCTTGCAGAGGGTGGTGGAAGCCGACCGTGCCGCGAAACAGGCCGTAGACAAGGCCATCCAGCTGCGCAGCAGAGCCCAGGCCCTCATGGAGCGGGCCAACCTGGCGGCGTACAAGTCGGTGATGGCCGTGAGGATCGCCGATGCCGCGAGCGTGTCTGAGAGGTGCCGGGACGTCGTCTGGAGGAGCCTCGACTAG
- the LOC123403933 gene encoding ferredoxin-thioredoxin reductase catalytic chain, chloroplastic-like produces MMSITSTAGTPLCPPPVSRGGRRGGRLCAVRAQAAGDGGAADSSEQKSVEIMRKFSEQYARRSSTFFCSDKSVTAVVIKGLADHKDQLGAPLCPCRHYDDKAAEAAQGFWNCPCVPMRERKECHCMLFLTPDNDFAGEDQAISLEEIKEATSKY; encoded by the exons ATGATGTCCATCACCTCCACCGCCGGGACCCCGCTCTGCCCGCCGCCCGTCTCCAGGGGCGGACGGCGCGGAGGCAGGTTGTGCGCCGTCCGAGCCCAAG CGGCCGGAGACGGGGGAGCGGCGGATTCGTCGGAGCAAAAGTCCGTGGAGATAATGCGCAAGTTCTCGGAGCAGTACGCCCGCCGCTCCAGCACCTTCTTCTGCTCCGACAAGTCCGTCACCGCCGTCGTCATCAAG gggcttgctGACCACAAGGATCAACTCGGAGCTCCTCTCTGCCCCTGCAG GCATTACGACGACAAGGCCGCCGAGGCGGCCCAAGGCTTCTGGAACTGCCCGTGCGTCCCCATGCGAGAAAG GAAGGAGTGCCATTGCATGCTTTTCCTTACGCCCGACAACGATTTTGCCGGAGAGGACCAG GCCATCAGCTTGGAGGAGATCAAGGAGGCGACGTCCAAGTACTAA